A genomic stretch from Sebastes fasciatus isolate fSebFas1 chromosome 23, fSebFas1.pri, whole genome shotgun sequence includes:
- the pus7l gene encoding pseudouridylate synthase PUS7L, which produces MKQDSDAVNVPACFISNHEGFLGSIKNFIKDFVVTEIDISGQRVNTAAAAAATHHTPDCASSDKNNESSAECKWNNHSSVSQDTDDAEADCGQDVTIPSPGSFDLSVILGQSVSEELEQFVLTLKEKPTKQELSLGSFADKHHRANVHRAVRHRFPFLMTVTIQPEIRVREDPDYRELSHLVTEDEAEDFFRFIDAKVRGSSYTFGPDDDKEHRTVVHHFLSRRFGKLVETKSFTDQGTTAISVRLREQGRPKKRTAEERKEEDVYTAFTLRKENLETLEAISYMAAALGVLPSDFTYAGTKDKRAITYQAMVVKKVSTQRLKEKTAEFEKRGMRLSQIRSVSEPLRLGRLQGNHFDLVVRDLRPHGAGDAHSSGADTHTCLAALVKEAVENVKARGFVNYYGPQRFGSVQSVQSDRVGLALLKEDMVSAVRLFFTPDDGNDPQSHAKRHFLQTDNAKESLALMPLSKARERLMLRALNRYGTGPDGCTQAWLSLPHSMRVFYPHAYCSRVWNEAVAHRLTTLGHGARRGDLVWMQEDTEETGPAQIHVVTDQEEQDGVYTLEHVLLPMPGNTVKYPENAMATWYQERLARDGLDECRFRISNLKLNLPGCYRHLLAVPRNLSYQLQRAGCMEGGGEVTGNSSRNSDRQLNGTTVEGKQDSLTLTLNFDLDSSCYATICLREIMKCDP; this is translated from the exons ATGAAGCAGGACAGTGATGCTGTGAACGTCCCCGCGTGCTTCATATCAAACCACGAAGGTTTTCTCGGGAGCATCAAAAACTTCATCAAAGACTTTGTGGTGACTGAGATAGACATCTCTGGACAGCGTGttaacacagcagcagcagcagcagccacacaccacacaccagACTGTGCCTCCtcagataaaaacaatgaaagcaGTGCAGAGTGTAAGTGGAATAATCACTCCTCGGTCTCGCAGGACACTGACGATGCAGAAGCTGACTGCGGGCAAGACGTCACCATACCTAGTCCGGGCAGCTTCGATCTAAGTGTGATTTTAGGCCAGTCCGTCAGCGaggagctggagcagtttgTGTTGACTCTCAAAGAGAAGCCGACGAAGCAGGAGCTATCTCTCGGATCCTTCGCCGACAAACACCACAGAGCCAACGTCCACCGGGCCGTCAGACACCGCTTCCCCTTCCTCATGACGGTCACCATTCAGCCCGAGATCAGGGTGAGGGAAGACCCAGACTACAGGGAGCTCTCTCACTTGGTCACAGAGGACGAAGCGGAGGACTTCTTCAGGTTCATAGACGCCAAAGTGCGAGGCTCGTCCTATACGTTCGGACCCGACGACGACAAGGAGCACAGGACGGTGGTGCACCACTTCCTGAGCCGAAGGTTTGGCAAACTGGTGGAGACGAAAAGCTTCACCGACCAGGGGACGACGGCGATCTCTGTTAGGCTGAGAGAGCAAGGGAggccaaagaaaagaacagcgGAGGAACGTAAAGAAGAAGATGTTTATACTG CTTTCACTCTGCGTAAGGAGAACCTGGAGACGCTGGAGGCCATCAGCTACATGGCGGCCGCTCTTGGGGTGCTACCATCCGATTTCACCTACGCCGGGACCAAGGATAAGAGAGCCATCACCTACCAGGCCATGGTGGTCAAGAAGGTCTCGACTCAACG GTTGAAAGAGAAGACAGCCGAGTTCGAGAAGAGAGGGATGCGTCTGTCTCAGATCCGCTCCGTCAGCGAGCCTCTCAGGCTTGGTCGACTCCAGGGGAACCACTTTGACCTGGTGGTCCGCGACCTGAGACCGCACGGGGCCGGTGACGCACACTCCTCgggtgcagacacacacacttgcctGGCAGCGCTGGTAAAGGAAGCAGTGGAGAATGTCAAG GCCAGAGGTTTTGTCAACTACTACGGGCCGCAGAGGTTTGGCAGCGTGCAGAGCGTTCAGTCTGACCGCGTAGGCCTGGCATTACTCAAAGAAGACATG GTGAGCGCCGTGCGTCTCTTCTTCACTCCAGATGACGGCAATGATCCTCAGAGCCACGCTAAGAGACACTTCCTCCAAACAG ATAACGCTAAGGAGTCGTTGGCGCTGATGCCGTTGTCGAAGGCCAGGGAGCGACTCATGCTCCGGGCCCTGAACCGCTACGGTACAGGTCCGGATGGTTGTACCCAAGCCTGGCTCAGCCTGCCACACAGCATGAGAGTCTTCTACCCGCACGCCTACTGTAGCAG agtgtggAACGAGGCGGTGGCACACAGGCTGACTACTCTGGGCCACGGCGCCCGGCGAGGAGACCTGGTGTGGATGCAGGAGGACACTGAAGAGACCGGCCCGGcgcag ATCCATGTGGTGACGGACCAAGAGGAGCAAGACGGAGTGTACACACTGGAACAT GTGTTGCTACCGATGCCGGGCAACACCGTGAAGTATCCGGAAAACGCCATGGCGACTTGGTACCAGGAGCGACTGGCCAGGGATGGACTGGACGAATGTCGCTTCAGAATCAGCAACCTCAAACTAAATCTGCCTGGCtgctaccgccacctgctggccgTACCACGCAACCTCAGCTACCAGCTGCAGAGAGCAGGCTGTATGGAGGGCGGAGGAGAGGTGACAGGAAACAGCAGTAGAAATAGTGACCGGCAGCTGAACGGCACAACAGTAGAAGGGAAGCAGGACTCGCTCACTCTCACATTAAACTTTGACCTGGACTCCTCCTGCTACGCTACCATCTGCCTCAGAGAGATCATGAAGTGTGACCcctag